In Zingiber officinale cultivar Zhangliang chromosome 6A, Zo_v1.1, whole genome shotgun sequence, a single genomic region encodes these proteins:
- the LOC121994203 gene encoding probable calcium-binding protein CML18, with amino-acid sequence MDEIEKVFDRYDANGDDWISASELDDILRALGSTASPAEIRDMIAEMDTDGDGFVDLQELVDFHRRGVGGAGADKELREAFDVYDLDGNRLISAEELHRMLKQLEEKCSVKDCTRMIGSVDEDGDGNVNFEEFKRMMAKGGDEVLCFRRWARDPV; translated from the coding sequence ATGGACGAGATCGAGAAGGTGTTCGACCGCTACGACGCCAACGGCGACGACTGGATCTCCGCCTCCGAGCTCGACGACATCCTCCGCGCCCTCGGTTCCACCGCCTCCCCCGCGGAGATACGCGACATGATCGCCGAGATGGACACCGACGGAGACGGCTTCGTCGATCTCCAAGAGTTGGTTGATTTCCACCGCCGCGGCGTTGGCGGCGCAGGCGCCGACAAGGAGCTAAGGGAGGCGTTCGACGTGTACGACCTCGACGGCAACAGGCTGATATCCGCGGAGGAACTCCATCGGATGCTGAAGCAGCTCGAGGAGAAGTGCTCCGTCAAGGATTGCACGCGGATGATCGGATCCGTCGACGAGGATGGCGATGGGAACGTCAACTTTGAGGAGTTCAAGAGGATGATGGCTAAGGGCGGAGATGAAGTCCTCTGCTTTCGTCGGTGGGCGAGAGATCCTGTTTGA